In uncultured Desulfovibrio sp., a single window of DNA contains:
- a CDS encoding phage tail assembly chaperone: protein MYAIGQKFEGVYPPAAAQWCNDNCAMMAPIDGGFEIQTAPAPTTTQQYENLRAARDVRLAATDKYLLADYPISEGDLALVKTYRAALRALPEQPGAPWDGGGDETPWPDAPGILQTEQSCA from the coding sequence ATGTACGCAATCGGACAAAAATTTGAAGGGGTGTACCCGCCCGCAGCCGCACAATGGTGCAATGATAATTGCGCCATGATGGCGCCTATAGACGGCGGTTTTGAAATACAGACTGCCCCTGCCCCCACGACAACACAGCAGTACGAGAACCTGCGTGCTGCACGTGATGTGCGTCTTGCAGCTACCGACAAGTATCTGCTGGCCGACTACCCCATCAGCGAGGGCGATCTGGCTCTGGTCAAGACATACCGGGCCGCACTTCGCGCCCTGCCCGAACAGCCCGGCGCACCGTGGGATGGCGGCGGTGATGAAACACCCTGGCCCGATGCTCCTGGCATTTTGCAGACGGAACAGTCATGCGCATAG
- a CDS encoding GNAT family N-acetyltransferase, whose amino-acid sequence MLTITTETFSQVSTEAEQLAAAHWNEVEAALHGAQRYRLDHERYASLERLGMLHISAARGLAEDDHGATSNTSGAPLAGYAVFTLVSCPHCPQTLLAALDGLYLAPGARGGLFALRLLRHAESALAARGVGLVQYSSPASRPCHALYRRLGAQPTETIWHKTLPPAPAKAAGTIEEDS is encoded by the coding sequence ATGCTGACCATAACAACAGAAACATTTTCGCAGGTATCCACAGAAGCGGAACAACTCGCCGCCGCCCACTGGAATGAGGTGGAAGCCGCCCTGCACGGCGCACAACGTTACCGACTTGATCATGAACGCTACGCCAGCCTTGAACGGCTGGGCATGCTGCACATAAGCGCCGCGCGGGGGCTTGCCGAGGACGACCACGGCGCGACCTCCAATACTTCCGGCGCTCCACTGGCAGGCTATGCCGTCTTTACTCTGGTGTCTTGCCCGCACTGCCCGCAAACTCTGCTGGCGGCTCTGGACGGGCTGTATCTTGCCCCTGGGGCACGCGGCGGCCTGTTTGCCCTGCGCCTGCTGCGCCACGCGGAGTCGGCCCTTGCCGCGCGCGGCGTGGGCCTTGTGCAGTACAGTTCGCCAGCGTCCCGACCCTGCCATGCGCTCTACCGCCGCCTTGGAGCGCAGCCCACGGAGACCATCTGGCACAAAACCCTGCCGCCAGCGCCAGCCAAGGCCGCAGGAACAATCGAGGAGGACAGCTAA